In Niallia sp. FSL W8-0635, one genomic interval encodes:
- the walK gene encoding cell wall metabolism sensor histidine kinase WalK gives MKKVSFFRSIHLKLVLVIVLLILISIQIIGVYFVKTLQTTLLDSFKISIQEKVNILSIYLEEQLVKERFVENGDLTLEEDIKRILSDNNSSDIKEIRVVNSNGIIVGTSDPENQHLVGQKMVDNTVRRILSNSSQPDNPIKQKNGEKIYELITPIKTNGDEIVGAIYLEGKIENVYKQIDKINQIFQKGTIITLVVTAILGVLLARTITKPISDMQKHAFALSKGNFSRKVKVYGFDEIGQLAITFNNLTKKLQESQATTESERRKLSSVLAYMTDGVIATDRKGRIILINEPAAKMLDVSRETVLSEPIINLLDLNGKYTFDELLEERESVILDYSTHYDPYILRANFSVIQKETGFVNGLITVLHDITEQEKIDMERKEFVANVSHELRTPLTTMRSYVEALYDGAWKDEELAPKFLNVTQNETERMIRLVNDLLQLSKLDSRDYQLNKELVDFIVFYNRIIDRFELTKQQNVSFIRKLPKKAAFVEIDEDKLTQVLDNIISNAMKYSPEGGNITFSIKEQEQQIIVSVSDNGVGIPKENIDKIFDRFYRVDKARTRKLGGTGLGLAIAKEMVEAHGGRIWASSKEGKGTKISFTLPYIQSEEDDWG, from the coding sequence ATGAAAAAAGTAAGTTTTTTTCGTTCTATTCATTTGAAGCTTGTATTAGTTATTGTTTTGCTTATTCTCATTTCTATTCAGATTATTGGGGTCTATTTTGTAAAGACATTGCAGACAACGTTATTAGATAGTTTTAAAATTTCGATCCAAGAAAAAGTAAATATTTTATCTATTTATTTAGAAGAGCAGCTCGTAAAGGAAAGATTTGTTGAAAATGGTGATTTAACGTTAGAGGAAGATATAAAAAGAATTCTAAGTGATAATAATTCTTCTGATATTAAGGAAATTAGAGTTGTAAATAGTAATGGCATTATAGTCGGAACTTCTGATCCAGAGAACCAACATTTGGTTGGTCAGAAAATGGTTGATAATACGGTTAGGAGAATTCTATCAAATTCTTCACAGCCAGATAATCCAATCAAGCAGAAAAATGGGGAAAAAATCTATGAGCTGATTACTCCTATAAAAACAAATGGGGATGAAATAGTCGGAGCCATATATTTAGAGGGTAAGATTGAAAATGTATATAAACAAATTGATAAGATTAATCAAATCTTTCAAAAAGGAACCATTATCACATTAGTTGTGACTGCTATATTAGGAGTATTATTAGCAAGAACCATTACAAAGCCAATTTCGGATATGCAAAAGCATGCCTTTGCTTTATCAAAGGGGAATTTCTCGAGAAAGGTTAAAGTGTATGGATTTGATGAAATTGGGCAGTTGGCGATTACTTTTAATAACTTAACAAAGAAACTCCAAGAATCACAGGCCACAACAGAGAGTGAAAGAAGAAAACTATCCTCCGTATTAGCCTATATGACAGATGGAGTAATTGCTACAGACAGAAAAGGGCGAATTATACTTATTAACGAGCCAGCTGCAAAGATGCTAGATGTTTCACGTGAAACAGTACTATCTGAGCCAATTATTAATCTCCTTGATTTAAATGGAAAATATACATTTGATGAGCTATTAGAGGAGAGAGAATCGGTTATTTTGGATTATAGCACGCATTATGATCCATATATTTTACGGGCTAATTTCTCGGTTATCCAAAAAGAGACCGGGTTTGTTAATGGTTTGATTACCGTACTGCATGATATTACGGAACAGGAAAAAATTGATATGGAAAGAAAAGAGTTTGTAGCGAATGTTTCCCATGAATTGCGTACGCCATTAACTACGATGCGCAGTTATGTAGAAGCCTTATATGATGGAGCTTGGAAAGATGAAGAATTGGCTCCAAAGTTCCTTAATGTCACGCAAAATGAAACAGAGCGAATGATACGCCTTGTGAATGATTTATTACAGCTTTCCAAATTAGATAGCCGAGATTATCAGTTAAATAAAGAGCTTGTTGATTTCATCGTTTTTTATAATCGAATAATTGATCGTTTTGAATTGACGAAACAACAAAATGTTAGCTTTATAAGAAAATTGCCAAAGAAAGCAGCCTTTGTGGAAATTGATGAAGATAAATTGACACAAGTACTAGATAATATTATTTCCAATGCAATGAAGTACTCTCCTGAAGGTGGAAACATCACTTTTTCTATTAAGGAACAGGAGCAGCAAATTATTGTAAGTGTATCGGATAATGGTGTCGGTATACCAAAAGAAAATATTGATAAAATATTTGATCGTTTCTACCGTGTTGATAAAGCGAGAACGCGTAAGCTAGGTGGAACAGGACTTGGCCTTGCCATTGCAAAAGAAATGGTAGAAGCACATGGGGGAAGAATTTGGGCATCCAGTAAAGAAGGAAAAGGAACAAAAATATCTTTTACCCTACCATATATTCAATCTGAAGAGGATGATTGGGGATGA
- a CDS encoding CxxH/CxxC protein has product MIYSCAEHVDIAIDSIVNEYETFPILEQISDEEKLSTTCEYCKNSAIYMVANK; this is encoded by the coding sequence ATGATTTATAGTTGTGCTGAACACGTTGATATAGCAATAGATTCCATCGTTAATGAGTATGAAACATTTCCGATTTTGGAACAAATTTCAGACGAAGAAAAGTTATCAACAACCTGTGAATATTGTAAAAATAGTGCCATATATATGGTGGCGAACAAGTGA
- the yycF gene encoding response regulator YycF produces the protein MNKKILVVDDEKPIADILQFNLKKEGFEVYCAYDGNEALEKVEEIQPDLVLLDIMLPQRDGMEVCREVRKKYEMPIIMLTAKDSEIDKVLGLELGADDYVTKPFSTRELIARVKANLRRHQQVSSAAEEEKETNEIEVGSLIIHPDAYIVSKRGEMIELTHREFELLYYLAKHIGQVMTREHLLQTVWGYDYYGDVRTVDVTVRRLREKIEDNPSHPTWIVTRRGVGYYLRNPEQE, from the coding sequence ATGAATAAAAAGATCTTAGTTGTAGATGATGAAAAACCAATTGCAGATATTCTGCAATTTAATTTAAAGAAAGAAGGCTTTGAAGTATATTGTGCCTATGATGGGAATGAGGCTTTAGAAAAAGTGGAAGAAATTCAGCCTGATTTAGTATTGCTTGATATTATGCTTCCGCAAAGGGATGGCATGGAAGTATGTAGGGAAGTCAGAAAGAAATATGAGATGCCGATAATTATGCTAACAGCAAAGGATTCGGAAATAGATAAGGTATTAGGCTTAGAATTGGGTGCAGATGATTATGTAACGAAGCCTTTTAGTACAAGAGAGTTAATTGCACGTGTAAAAGCAAATCTTAGACGCCATCAACAAGTTTCTTCTGCTGCAGAGGAGGAGAAAGAAACGAATGAAATTGAAGTTGGTTCCCTTATTATTCACCCAGATGCTTATATCGTTTCGAAAAGAGGAGAAATGATTGAACTGACTCATCGTGAGTTCGAATTACTTTATTATTTAGCAAAACATATAGGACAAGTTATGACTAGAGAGCACTTGCTTCAAACAGTATGGGGCTATGATTACTATGGCGATGTGCGAACAGTGGATGTAACGGTAAGAAGATTAAGAGAGAAAATTGAAGATAACCCTAGTCACCCAACTTGGATTGTGACAAGAAGAGGCGTTGGCTACTACTTAAGAAATCCTGAGCAGGAGTAA
- the rlmH gene encoding 23S rRNA (pseudouridine(1915)-N(3))-methyltransferase RlmH, with protein sequence MNISIVTVGKLKEKYLKLGIEEYTKRLSSYSKIEIIEVPDEKAPEVLSEAEMLQVKKKEGERILAKVSVDAHVIALAIEGKQKSSEELADTIDKLGTYGKSKVTFIIGGSLGLSDEVLKRADEKLSFSKMTFPHQLMRLILVEQVYRAFRINRGEPYHK encoded by the coding sequence GTGAATATCTCAATTGTTACAGTAGGAAAATTAAAAGAAAAATACTTAAAGCTTGGAATCGAAGAATATACAAAAAGGCTTTCAAGCTATTCTAAAATAGAAATTATTGAAGTTCCAGACGAAAAAGCACCAGAAGTCTTAAGTGAAGCAGAGATGCTGCAAGTAAAGAAAAAAGAAGGCGAACGAATCCTTGCCAAAGTCTCAGTTGATGCACATGTTATCGCCCTAGCTATTGAGGGCAAGCAAAAGTCCTCAGAGGAGTTAGCTGATACCATTGATAAGTTGGGTACATATGGGAAGAGTAAGGTTACTTTTATTATCGGAGGATCACTAGGATTGAGTGACGAAGTACTGAAAAGGGCGGATGAAAAGCTTTCGTTTAGCAAGATGACGTTTCCTCATCAGTTGATGAGATTGATTTTGGTGGAGCAGGTTTATCGGGCTTTTCGGATTAATAGGGGGGAACCGTATCATAAATAG
- a CDS encoding two-component system regulatory protein YycI — MDWSKIKTIFIIAFLLLDVYLIYEYIKIKEYQRADEYSTEPTTKTLSRLDIQYDKEKLPVNNQKDQYLSAKSKKFTDDEIKELEKGLLSGQEITVRDSIYLQAVLVEPISIKEEFNPEDLTEFLFNQVLNGAEYRFWEKKGNTIKYYQQYAGKTLYRNPKGELTFNVNEENKIVSYNQTYLENIKEMDKEEPITQPLRVILNLFTNNFIESDSYVSYVELGYYTQLDTSAQLLAPTWKVTVNEEDFYVNALDGEVIQPETETEEMKVE; from the coding sequence ATGGACTGGAGTAAAATAAAGACCATATTTATTATTGCCTTCTTGTTATTGGATGTATATTTAATTTATGAATATATAAAGATCAAGGAATACCAGCGTGCTGATGAGTATTCAACAGAGCCTACAACCAAAACGCTTTCGCGATTAGATATCCAATATGATAAAGAAAAGCTGCCAGTCAATAATCAAAAGGATCAATACTTATCAGCAAAATCGAAGAAATTTACGGATGATGAGATCAAGGAGCTGGAAAAGGGACTATTAAGTGGTCAAGAAATTACGGTTAGAGACAGTATATATCTTCAGGCAGTACTAGTTGAGCCAATTAGTATTAAGGAGGAGTTTAACCCAGAGGATTTAACAGAATTTCTGTTTAATCAAGTACTTAATGGTGCAGAGTATCGCTTCTGGGAAAAGAAGGGGAACACCATTAAATACTATCAGCAGTATGCAGGAAAGACACTGTATCGTAATCCAAAGGGTGAGCTTACCTTTAATGTAAATGAGGAGAACAAAATTGTATCCTATAACCAGACGTATTTGGAAAACATTAAAGAAATGGATAAAGAAGAGCCCATTACACAGCCTCTAAGGGTTATTCTTAACTTATTTACAAATAATTTCATCGAAAGTGATTCGTATGTAAGTTATGTAGAATTAGGCTATTATACACAGCTGGATACGTCTGCACAGTTGCTAGCTCCAACTTGGAAAGTAACTGTGAACGAGGAAGATTTCTATGTCAATGCATTGGACGGGGAAGTTATTCAACCAGAAACAGAAACAGAGGAAATGAAAGTGGAGTGA
- a CDS encoding YycH family regulatory protein — protein MKYESVKSGILVFLVALSVLLYYLLWTDQGGEFDSIDSGSTTAQEELGDRKEVSEVIKPDEIYQHMDGKHYGTISINEVDTIIDKLKEFEYDDLKNVTSSVNSVADFLEEQNNSLEIRFPGQVPFRIYKDILRIDQDNSFDFDTILFSYKDGSVYFLSKETGKVYETSIRSNYVEKLNQFKENVYKEKTVYSTYFSYKPNDQYLIYLPNEKKEVNKYKYFTRQIESPRLKRALFTNPSIAQKEILTNWEEYTDDAGLLRIYKDTHIVSFFKPSGISNEMNQKHIINNSIELINQRGGWINDYLYVGRDEDRKITFRLYNTNGMPVFNLKTELSDIRLYWENNKAKRLLTSNLIIINTTTPFDFSKEIVSSGEEVLQYLQNNKKLKTEKLQNIVIGYDMKVDSQNIVSLQPTWFYQYDNKWYTLYSEGTGGNLDGLE, from the coding sequence ATGAAATATGAGAGTGTAAAAAGCGGTATATTAGTCTTTCTTGTTGCATTAAGTGTGTTACTATACTATCTCCTATGGACAGATCAAGGTGGAGAATTTGATTCCATTGATAGTGGATCTACCACAGCCCAAGAGGAATTAGGGGATAGAAAGGAAGTAAGTGAAGTTATAAAACCAGACGAAATTTACCAACACATGGACGGGAAGCATTATGGTACAATTTCAATAAATGAAGTAGACACGATTATCGATAAGCTTAAAGAGTTCGAGTATGATGATTTAAAGAATGTAACTTCTAGTGTTAATAGTGTAGCTGATTTTTTAGAGGAACAGAATAATAGTCTAGAAATAAGATTTCCTGGTCAAGTTCCTTTTCGTATTTATAAAGATATTTTAAGAATTGATCAAGATAATTCCTTTGATTTTGATACAATTTTGTTTTCTTATAAGGATGGAAGTGTATATTTTCTTTCTAAAGAAACAGGAAAAGTATATGAAACATCAATAAGGTCGAATTATGTAGAGAAACTTAATCAATTTAAAGAAAATGTCTACAAGGAAAAAACAGTGTATTCCACTTATTTTTCATATAAACCAAATGACCAGTATTTAATTTACTTACCTAATGAGAAGAAGGAAGTGAATAAATACAAATATTTTACGAGACAAATTGAGTCTCCCCGCTTGAAAAGAGCCCTATTTACTAATCCTAGTATTGCTCAAAAAGAAATTCTAACGAATTGGGAAGAGTATACAGATGATGCGGGATTATTACGAATATATAAGGATACCCATATTGTTAGCTTCTTTAAACCTTCAGGGATTTCTAATGAAATGAATCAAAAGCATATTATTAATAATAGTATTGAGTTGATTAATCAACGAGGTGGCTGGATTAATGACTATCTCTATGTGGGACGAGATGAGGATAGAAAGATAACATTTCGATTATATAATACAAATGGAATGCCTGTATTTAATCTGAAAACGGAATTATCCGATATTCGATTGTATTGGGAAAATAATAAGGCAAAGCGTCTGTTAACTAGTAATTTAATTATTATTAATACAACTACTCCATTTGATTTTTCAAAAGAAATAGTTTCATCTGGAGAAGAGGTTTTACAATATCTACAAAATAATAAAAAACTAAAGACAGAAAAACTCCAGAATATTGTGATTGGATATGATATGAAAGTCGATTCTCAGAACATCGTTTCTTTACAGCCAACCTGGTTTTACCAATATGATAATAAATGGTATACCTTATATTCGGAAGGAACAGGAGGCAACTTAGATGGACTGGAGTAA
- a CDS encoding MBL fold metallo-hydrolase — protein MRFSVLASGSTGNAIFVESGEHSFLVDAGLSGKQMEGLFQGIERKMSDLTGILVTHEHSDHIKGVGIVARKYKLPIYANEKTWTAMNHLIGEIPTEQKFQFDMETVKTFGNLSIESFGVSHDAAEPMFYVFHEGQKKLVLITDTGYVSDRMKGIISNADSYVFESNHDVQMLRMGKYPWNIKRRILSDVGHVCNEDAAIAMSEVIGNRTKHIYLAHLSLDNNMKDLARMSVGQTLESRGIGLGEQVNLFDTDPRIPTKLMAI, from the coding sequence ATGCGTTTTAGTGTTCTCGCAAGTGGCAGTACAGGAAATGCCATTTTTGTTGAATCAGGAGAACATTCTTTTTTAGTCGATGCTGGATTAAGCGGAAAGCAAATGGAAGGCTTATTTCAAGGCATTGAACGAAAGATGAGTGATTTAACAGGCATATTAGTGACACATGAGCATAGTGACCATATTAAAGGGGTAGGAATTGTCGCAAGAAAATATAAATTGCCTATTTATGCGAATGAAAAAACGTGGACGGCTATGAATCATTTGATTGGAGAAATTCCGACAGAGCAGAAATTTCAGTTTGATATGGAAACAGTAAAAACATTCGGTAATTTATCAATTGAATCCTTTGGGGTATCCCATGATGCTGCAGAGCCAATGTTTTATGTATTCCATGAAGGACAGAAAAAGCTCGTTCTTATCACAGATACCGGCTATGTTAGCGATCGAATGAAAGGGATTATTTCCAATGCGGATTCATATGTATTTGAAAGCAATCATGATGTGCAGATGCTACGGATGGGAAAATATCCATGGAATATTAAAAGACGTATTTTAAGCGATGTCGGGCATGTATGTAATGAGGATGCGGCGATTGCAATGAGTGAAGTAATTGGAAATCGTACAAAGCATATTTATCTTGCTCACTTAAGTTTAGATAATAATATGAAGGATTTAGCAAGAATGTCAGTTGGACAGACGTTAGAAAGTCGTGGAATAGGCTTAGGCGAACAAGTAAATCTATTTGACACGGATCCTCGAATACCGACAAAGCTAATGGCGATATAG
- a CDS encoding S1C family serine protease, producing MEYDYGTRGDGSKKRSRKGYFFSGFIGAIIGAVLVLLLSPRLTDLAILPSKEENGSIVSNSEGIKTQNVSLNVETDVTKAVDKAADSVVGITNLQSSNFWADETTAEEAGTGSGVIYKKSGGKAYIVTNNHVVQGATELEVTLSNGKKISAELIGADIWTDLAVVEVDSSEITKVAEFGNSDTLKAGEPVIAIGNPLGLTFSGSVTQGIVSGLARTIPVDINEDGTPDWQSEVIQTDAAINPGNSGGALVNIEGQLIGINSMKIAESAVEGIGLAIPINSAIPIIEDLEKHGEVQRPYMGVELQSVSDIPGYYQQEALKLPEDITKGVAIKDVSPNSPAQKAGLKELDVIVELDGKEIVDLIDLRKHLYNEKKIGDSMKVKYYRNGKLETAELTLSEDQM from the coding sequence GTGGAATATGATTATGGGACTCGGGGAGATGGGTCAAAGAAAAGGTCGCGAAAGGGCTATTTCTTCTCTGGATTTATCGGTGCTATTATAGGTGCAGTACTTGTGTTATTACTTAGTCCACGCTTAACTGATTTAGCAATTCTTCCGAGTAAAGAGGAGAATGGAAGCATTGTAAGTAATTCAGAAGGGATAAAAACACAGAATGTCTCTTTGAATGTGGAAACGGATGTGACAAAGGCTGTTGATAAAGCAGCCGATTCGGTTGTCGGAATTACCAATTTGCAGTCCTCTAATTTCTGGGCAGATGAAACGACGGCAGAAGAAGCGGGAACAGGATCAGGTGTTATTTATAAAAAAAGTGGCGGAAAAGCATATATTGTCACAAATAATCATGTTGTGCAAGGCGCAACGGAGCTTGAGGTCACTTTATCAAATGGAAAGAAAATTAGTGCCGAGTTAATTGGTGCTGATATTTGGACGGATTTGGCAGTTGTTGAAGTAGATTCTAGTGAAATTACAAAGGTAGCCGAATTTGGAAATTCAGACACGTTAAAAGCGGGTGAGCCTGTCATTGCGATTGGGAATCCATTAGGGCTAACATTCTCCGGATCTGTCACACAAGGAATTGTTTCAGGATTGGCTAGAACGATTCCAGTGGATATTAATGAGGATGGTACTCCTGATTGGCAATCAGAGGTTATTCAAACAGATGCCGCTATTAACCCTGGGAATAGTGGGGGAGCCCTAGTTAATATTGAAGGTCAGCTTATCGGCATCAACAGTATGAAGATTGCTGAATCTGCTGTAGAAGGGATTGGTCTTGCCATTCCAATTAATTCGGCCATTCCAATCATTGAGGATTTAGAAAAACACGGTGAAGTACAGAGACCATATATGGGAGTTGAGTTACAGTCAGTTAGCGATATTCCTGGGTACTATCAGCAGGAAGCATTAAAGCTACCGGAGGATATCACTAAAGGTGTAGCAATTAAAGATGTTTCGCCAAATTCACCAGCTCAAAAAGCAGGATTAAAAGAGCTAGATGTTATTGTTGAACTAGATGGCAAAGAAATAGTGGACTTAATTGATTTAAGAAAGCATTTATATAATGAAAAGAAAATTGGAGATTCCATGAAAGTAAAATATTATCGCAATGGAAAGCTAGAAACAGCAGAGCTTACTTTATCGGAAGATCAAATGTAA